The window CGGAACGCCTTTCAGCTTTAAACCCTGTTTAATTTTTACCCGGCCCCAATGTTTAATGTTAAATTTACCCGAAGCATAATTGAGAGCAAACCTTTCTTCATTTAAAAAATTATTTAAAATAAGCTCGGTAATTATTTCTTCCAGCTCGTCGCCCCGCATGCCCAGGTCTAACAATTTGCTACGCACTTCCTTTTGTGAGCGTTCCTGGTAGGCGCAAAAACTTTCGGCCTTGGCCAATGCCTGCTTTTTATCTAATATTATGGTGTCTTGTTTACCGCTTTTCATAATTAATTACTGAAATTCGTAAAAATATAAACGATTACCCTATTTTCTGAATAAAAATAGCATGCAAAACCCGATATACACCATTGCCAGAATAGCCGAAATTTTAAATGCAGATGCCAAATTGATTGACAAAGAGGTGCTTATCCAGTATTTGGTAATCGATAGCCGCTCCGTGCTCGTTCCGGAAAATTCTATATTTTTTGCCCTCGCCGCGCATCGCGATGGCCATGAGTTTATAAAAGATGCTTATGCTAAAGAGATCCGTAATTTCGTAATTACTGACGAAAAGTATATTTCACAATATCCAGATTGCAATTTTTTAAAGGTTAACGATGCACTGGCAGCCTTGCAACAACTGGCAATTGAACACCGCAGGCAATTTAACCTTAAAACCATTGGTATTACCGGCAGTAACGGCAAAACCATTGTGAAAGAATGGCTGTACCAGCTCCTGGCCGCCGATTTTAATATTGTTAAAAGCCCTAAAAGTTATAATTCGCAAATTGGTGTACCGCTTTCGGTATGGCAAATTGAGGAGAGTCATACTTTAGGCATTTTTGAAGCAGGTATTTCTGCCGTAAATGAAATGGAAAGTCTGGCAAAGATTATTCAGCCCCAAATTGGGATTTTAACCAATATTGGCGAAGCACATGCCGAAGGTTTTAGTTCGAAAAAGGAAAAGCTGACTGAAAAACTCAGGCTTTTTAAAGATAGTGAGCTTTTTATCTATTCGCCCGAGTATGTAAGCGAAGTGAGTTTTAAAGAGTTGCCCGGGAAAAAACAATTTAGCTGGAGCAGTAAACAAGCTGCCGATTTACAGATAATTGCGGTAGAACCTATTAAAGGTAACTGTTACTTAAGGGCCATTTACCAGGATAGGGAAATAGAATGCATGCTGCCTTTTAAAGATAAGGCTTCGATTGAGAACGGCATGATTTGCTGGGCTACTTTGCTTGCTTTGGGCTACACGCCCGAACAGGCCGATTTGCGTTTAGAGAAACTGAGCCATGTGAGCATGCGCCTCGAACTGAAGAATGGCATTAACCAGTGTTCCATTATCGACGATTCGTACAGTGCCGATATTTCTTCGCTTGCCATTGCCCTCGATTTTCTGAACCAACAGAACCAACATGCACGGAAAACTGTTATTCTTTCCGAATTATTCGAAACCGGAAGAGATGACCTCGATTTATATACCGAAATAGCCGAATTGCTATTGCAGAAAAAGGTAAATCGCTTAATCGGGATCGGAACACACATTGCACGTTTTGCCGATCTTTTTAAGTTCGAAACCCAGTTTTTTGACTATACCAATGCCTTTGTTGAAGCTTTTCCAGGCTTGCAGTTTAGTCACGAAACCATTTTGGTAAAAGGAGCGAGGCGCTTCGAATTTGGCCGGATTAGTAAACTCCTCACGCAGAAAATACACGATACGGTTTTAGAGATCGATTTGAACGCCATGGTGGGTAACCTCCAGTTTTACCGCTCTAAAATTAAACCTGGCGTTAAAATGATGGCCATGGTAAAAGCCTTTTCGTATGGTAGCGGTAGTTTTGAGATTGCCAACTTACTGCAATTTCATAAAGTAGATTACCTGGCGGTAGCTTACGCTGATGAGGGTATAGCCCTGCGCAAAGCAGGAATTACTTTGCCGATTATGGTAATGAGTCCCGAAGAATCTGCTTTCGAAGCCATTATTAAACATCGGCTAGAGCCCGAAATTTACAGCATCGAAATTCTGAACAGTTTTATAAATGTGCTTTCTGATTACGATTTCGATTATCCCATTCACATTAAGATTGATAGCGGGATGCACCGTTTAGGTTTCGATCAAGCAGAAATTACCACCTTAACCGGCTTGTTAAAAGATAATGCTAAAGTAAAAGTACAAAGCATTTTCTCACATCTCGTGGCCAGTGGAGAGGCCGAGCATGATGGTTTTACCCAACAGCAAATAGCGCGGTTTAAAGAAATGGCCAAACAATTAACCGATGTTTTAATTTACAAACCTCTATTGCATATCGCCAATACCTCGGGCATTTCGCGCTGGCCCGAAGGCCAAATGGATATGGTACGCCTGGGCATTGGTTTGTATGGCTTCGATTCTGCATTGCCCAATAATCGTGGCCTGCAAACCGTTATGGTGCTTAAAACTACGGTTAGTCAGGTAAAAACACTCGAACCCGGCGAAACAGTAGGTTATAGCCGGAAAGGAATTATGCCTGAGGGTGGAAAGATTGCAACCGTAAAAATTGGCTATGCCGATGGTTATAGCAGGGCTTTTGGTAATGGGGTAGGTAAAATGCTCATTAATGGTAATCTGGTGCCCACAATAGGTTCTATTTGCATGGATATGACCATGCTCGATATTACAGGGATTGATGTTAAAGCCGGCGATGAAGCCATCGTATTTAATAAAGAGCACACCATTATGCAGTTAGCCAGCGAGGTAAATACCATTCCCTACGAGATTTTAACCAACATTTCGCAAAGGGTTAAGCGTGTTTATTTTTACGAATAGTTTATTGGTTCACTTGTTCATTGGTGCCAGGCAAAATGCCACATAGGGTACCTTTTAGCCCTTCCTGTATCGTCATTTCGAGCGAAGTGCAACGTAGTCGAGAAATCTGTATCTATAGATTTCTCTCAGTCTGTACTGGGAGGTATTCTGCCAAATGTATCGTCCACGTTTGTAACGTGGACGGGAGAGACAAGCGATTGTATCGCTTTATATGGCCCTTTTTGTTCATCTGTTTCGGTCGGTGAGACACCAACCGATAGGGTGGGACTATGGGTTTCACTAATGAACCAATGCCTAATGAACCAATGAACAAACAGGGATAGCGCGTGGGGTTTCACTATTTTTACCTAAATTTGCCGCATGAACAAAGTAGGGAAAGCCATTTTAAACTATCTGATTAAAGGTTTATTAATAGTTGTGCCTATTGCTGTAAGTATTTTTATTGTAGTTTGGGCGGTTACAACTGTTGATAGCTGGTTAAACGTAAAGAATATACTTGGTGTAAATCCGCTAACAGGCGAAAGTAGAAACATACCTGGTCTGGGTTTGTTAACCGTTGTTACCATTATTTTGCTGGCGGGTATTTTTGTAACCAATTTGGTTACTGAACCCATGTACAATTGGTTTCAGCGGATGATGCACCGCCTGCCTTTGCTTAATTTCATTTACTCTTCGATAAAAGATTTAACCGAAGCTTTTGTGGGCGACGAAAAGAAATTTAACCATCCCGTATTGGTAGAGGTAGAAGGAGGTTTAAAGAAGATTGGTTTTTTAACCCAGAACGATTTGCATAAATTGGATTTGCCCGATGAGGTAGCGGTTTATTTTCCGCTTTCCTATTCATTTGCCGGGCAGTTGTGTATTGTACAACGCAATAAGGTTACCGATTTAAAAATGACTGCTGCCGATGCCATGAAGCTGGTAGTAAGCGGTGGTGTAAGCGGATTATAAACAGCATTCATAATGATTACCATTTATCACAATAACAGGTGCACCAAAAGCCGTTGCGCTTTACAGGAACTCGAAAAAAGTGGAAAAGCCTTTGAAGTAGTGTACTACCTGGATACCCCACCAAACAAGGCCGAACTTACAGCAATTGTAGCCAAACTCGGTATTAAACCACTGAAACTGATTAGGAAAGGAGAGGCCGTTTTTGTTGAAAACTACAAAGGCAAAACACTAACGGACGAGGAGTGGATTGAAGCCATGGTTAAGCACCCTATTTTAATTGAACGACCAATCGTTATTTCTGGCGACCAGGCCGTTATTGCCCGCCCAACCGAGAAAATACAGGAAATTTTAGGGTAGCTTACGAAGTTTAAAGGGGAGCGAACGGAGAAAGACTTTTTAAGTCTTAGCTTGGCCGTTGAACCTAAAAAATATTTCTACAGCTGATCAGGATGATTATCAAAATGATCATGCCAAACAGTAGTCTCGAATAATACTCACGGATAAAAAGCCCGGTAAGTACCAGCATATCATCGTTTACATTGCTGTGGATGTTTCCGTTTCCGGCCGATGCACTGAACAGGATCTGTTTATCTTTGAGGTTGTTGAGCGACCAGCGGCTTAACCAGCTATTCTGGTAACGCCAGTCTAATGTTTCGCCTGAGGCAAAAACAACCCTGGCCTTAAACCCAAGCCAATCATAGGTAATGGTAGCCAAAGTCTCGTTCTGGTTATTTAGAATCCTGGTTTCAGGCTTTGAAAAACCCTCGCTCTTTAGGAGGTAAATTCCGCTTTGCGTAGTGGCAATGGCAGAGTTTTGCCAAGAACTAAAATTCATCGAAAATTTCAGCTGCTGCTCATAAAATACCTGATAGTTGCTATCAAATAAACCTTTTCTCCAATATAATACCTGTTCCATCGCCAAAAAGATTAATTAATGCCTAACCGTGGTGACGGGTAAGGGTTGCGGTAATAACTGGAACCAAACAAGCCACCATTACCGCTGTTTTCTTATTGTAAATCTGTTTAATAAACAAACCCGAAACAATTAATAAACTGTTGTCTGCTTCGGTAGAAATAGCACCAGTATTGCTCGAAGCCTGGTAATAAATGTGCGTGTCTTTGTTGTTCGAAACCGTCCATTCTGAGCGCCATGAACTGGTTGCTTTCCACTCATATTGCTCACCCGATTTTAAACTGATAATGGCTTTCGATTTCCAGCCGTCGTAAGTGATGATGGCTACCACTTCATTCGTTTTACGGTCGGTTACCGTTGTAGTTCTTTGCCAGAAACCTTTATTTTCAAAAGCATAGTCTTTATCCTCGAATAAGGTATAGGCATTGCTTTTCCACATTTCAAATGTTAAAGCACCCTTCTGAATCCCGTCAACAAACAGTTGTAAGTTGCCGTTCAACCAGTCCCTTTTCCAATTAATAAACTTTGCCATATGTATGCTGTTTTATTTTAGATGGCAAGAGACTTAAGTTGTTACAATTTATTTGGGCATAAAAAAAGTGCTCATCTTGTGAACACCTCTTTATTAATATTCAATAACCAGTTATCAGTTTTAAGTTAGCTTAATGGATATTGGCTATCAACCATAAGCCATCGACTATTGAGCAATTACTCCTGGATAATGGAAGCCCTGCTATAGATTATTAGCCATGAACTTCTATGAACTAGAAATTTGGCTTCAGCACATACTTATCGTAGAAACGGAAGATATGTTCAGCAGCTTCTTCGGCAGTATCAACCAAGCGGAAAAGGTTTAAATCTTCTTCGTGGATATTGTGCTCTTTTTGCAGCATAGTGCCTTTAATCCATTCAATTAATCCGCCCCAATAATCAATGCCTACCAATACAATTGGGAAACGGGCAATTTTACCGGTCTGGATCAGGGTTAAGGCTTCGAAAAGCTCGTCCATAGTGCCAAAACCACCAGGTAACACCACAAACCCCTGACTGTATTTCATAAACATTACCTTGCGTACAAAAAAGTAATCGAACTCCAGTAATTTGTTATGATCGATATATTTATTGTGGAATTGCTCAAAAGGTAGTTCGATGTTTAAACCAACCGATTTACCACCATTGGTATGTGCACCTTTGTTACCTGCTTCCATAATACCAGGACCACCGCCTGTAATTACACCGTAACCGCGGTCGGTTAATAATTTACCACACTGCTCTGCCAATTGGTAGTAGCGGTGGGTTTGGGCGGTACGGGCCGACCCGTAAATTGTAACACATGGGCCAATTTTAGCCAGTTTCTCAAAACCATCTACAAACTCGGCCATAATTTTAAAAATTTGCCAGGAGTCTGTTACTTTAATTTCCTGCCAGTCTTTATTCTCAAAAGCGCTTCTTATTTTTTCTTCACTCGTCATATACGTAATGCTAAATATTAAAACCTGGTTTGCGCATCAGTTTTTTTGCTAATGAATAACAAACCTATAAATGTGATTAAACCGTTAATTAAAATCAGTTCAACACTAAAAACATATCCGCCCAATATTGCAGCCGAATTGCTTGCAAGCAAGTAACATAAAAAAGGCGATAATATGCAAACTATCGGTACTAATTTATCGTGAAGTCCGCGTTTTTTTACAAACAATCCAAAACTATACAAGCCTAAAAGCGGACCATAGGTATAAGAGGCAATGGTGAAAATTAAGCTCACAACCGACGAACTGTTTAATGCATTAATTACAATAATGACCAAAAACATTAAAACTGAAAAAGCCACGTGCACGGTATGGCGCTTTTTAACCGCACTTTTTTCGTCTATGTTTTTGGCTTTATCCATGCCTAAAAAGTCTACACAAAACGAAGTGGTTAGGGCGGTCAAGGCCGAATCGGTAGTGGCAAAGGTAGCGGCTGTTAAACCCAGCATAAAAATAATGGCGGGTACCGAACCCAGGTTATTCAGGGCAATTTCAGGAAACAGTAAATCTGTTCGCGGTTTGCCTGTAATGTGATCTAAAGGGATATCGATACCGTTTTTACTTGCGAAAATGTATAACAATGCACCTACACTTAAAAAGAAAACATTTAAGATCACAAATACCCCTGTAAAGGTGAACATGTTTTTCTGCGCTTCCTTAATGGTGCTCATGCTCAGATTTTTCTGCATTAAATCCTGATCAAGACCAGTCATGGCGATGGTTACGAAAATACCGCCTATAAACTGTTTGCTGAAATAGAACTTGTTGGTAAGGAAATCATCCAGAAAGAATATTTTAGAATAACTGCTGTTTTTTATGGTTTCAAACGCTTGTGGAATGCTGAAATCGAGACTATTACAAATAAAATAAATAGTTAAAAAAACAGATAATACCAGGAAAAACGTTTGCAGGGTATCGGTAATAATAATGGTTTTTAAGCCTCCTTTAAAGGTGTACGACCAGATTAAGGCCAGTGAAATTAAAACCGTTAACCAAAACGGAATACCATAATTATCAAATATAAAGCGTTGTAATACAATTACTACCAGATAAAGCCGCGTGGCCGATCCAAGTGTTCTGCTTAACAGAAATATCGATGCAGCTGTTTTGTAACTGTAATGGCCCAACCGTTTTTCGATATAACTGTAAATAGAAGTTAAATTCATCCGGTAGTAAAGCGGCAACAAAACAGTGGCAATAATGATAAAGCCCACCGCATTGCCCAGTACAAACTGAAAATACTGAAACTGGTTTCCGCTGGGCGCGCCAACCTCGCCGGGTACCGAAATAAAAGTTACCCCCGAAAGCGCCGTTCCAATCATGCCAAAGGCTACTAAATACCATTTAGAGTTTCTGTTGGCAACAAAGAACGTATTATTGTCTGACGATTTTTGAGACGTTACAAACGAAATGATAATCAGTAGCAGGAAGTAACCAATTAGAAAACACAAGAGGATGGTTGGTGACATAGTTTTGTTTTAAGCTGATAAATGTAATAAATTCAAAGTTAAAGTCAATGGCTTTAGTTTTTACTGCTTTTGTTTAATGGTTTATAGCTGATTGTTAATAGTCATTACACCTAAGCCGGCGAGCCATTAATATTCAATCGTTTTTCTAAAACATCGCATTGGACTATAAGTAATCGACCATTAACTTAGAAATGCTTCGGAACATTGGTTATCAACTATGAGCCATTAACTATAACCCCATGAACTATTGAACCAATGACTAATGAACTAATAAACCTTTTACCTATTTTTGTATTATGAATTTTTCATCCAAACTACTTGAGGATGCAGTAAACGAATTTTCGAAACTGCCTGGTGTAGGACAAAAAACGGCTTTGCGTCTGGTGTTGCATCTTTTAAGCAAAGAACAAGAGGAGGTAAACCAGTTTGGTAACACATTTATTAAACTCAAACAACAGATTAAACACTGTACCACCTGTCACAATATTTCTGACTATACAATTTGCGAAATCTGTACCTCGCATAAACGCGATAAAGAAACCATTTGTGTGGTAGAAGATACGCGTGATGTAATGGCGATTGAAAACACCGGACAGTACTTTGGTGTTTACCACGTTTTGGGCGGTTTAATTTCGCCAATGGATGGGGTAGGACCATCTGATCTGTTTATTGATGGTTTGGTTACCCGTGTTGCAGCTGGCGGAATTAAAGAAATTATTTTGGCCTTAAGTCCCAATATGGAAGGCGATACCACTTTGTTTTACCTCTACAAAAGACTAAAAGAATTCAATGTGCCGGTTACTACCATTGCGCGTGGTATTGCCTTTGGTGGCGAACTCGAATATGCCGATGAAATTACCCTGGGGCGTTCGATTGTTACCCGTGTACCTTACGAAACTGCGATGATGAAATAATGGCAAAGCATTTTTTATTCTTATCAATGATTTTTTTTTCGGGATGGTTTGATCAAACGCCGATCAGGATCCATTCCCACAACGATTATACCCACAACAAACCTTTTTACGAAGCCGTTCAGAACAAGGCTTTTTCGATAGAGGCCGATGTATTTGTAGTTGGCGATTCATTAATGGTGGCACACAGTAAAAAAGAAATCAAAGCTGGGAATACCTTAGATAAAATGTACCTCCAGCCGATCTTGGCCTTTTCTAAAACTAAAGATTTTTATAGTTTCCAGTTGATGATCGATTTTAAAGAAAGCTGGGATATAACCTATCCTGTTTTGCTGAAAACATTGAAGCCCTACGAAAAACTATTTTCAAAAAGAGGCAAAAGGGTAAGCATTGTGATCAGCGGAAACCGGCCGCCGCACAATACTTTTCATCTTTATCCCGAAATGATCAAGTTTGATGGCTTGCCAGGCGTAAACTATGCCCTTGAAGATTTAAAAAAGATAACGATGATCAGTGCTAATTTTGCTGATTATTCCAAATGGAAAGGAATAGGTGAAATACCGGAAGCTGATCAAGACAAATTATCTGCACTTGTACTTGCCGCTTATCAAATCAATAAACCTTTCCGTTTTTGGGGAGCACCAGATAACGAAAACTACTGGAAGCAATCCCTATCAGGCATCATAAATACGGATAAAGTTACTGAAGCTACAAACTACTTTAAAACAAAATAAATATAAGAAGTATCAAGTCTCAATACTTATATCTTGATACTTAATACTCAAACCTTGCTACTAAATGAATCTAAAAAATAAAGTAATCGTCATTACAGGCGCATCAAGCGGAATTGGAAAAGCCTGTGCCGAAGAATTTGCAAAACGTGGTGCCAATCTGGTTTTAGCTGCGCGCCAATATGTAACCTTATGCGAAATCACAGCCGACCTGGAAAAACAATATGGTATCAGGGCAGTGGCCGTTCAGGCTGATGTAAGTAAAGAAGCCGATTGCGAGCTGATTATTAAACAAGCTCTGGTTTCCTTTCAAAAAATAGATATCCTGGTTAATAATGCCGGTTTATCGATGCGTGCCCTTTTTAAGGACCTTGATTTATCGGTGCTTAAAAACCTGATGGATGTGAATTTCTGGGGTACCGTTTATTGTACAAAATATGCCCTGCCCGAAATTCTAAAAACCAAAGGAACAGTAGTTGGCGTATCATCAATTGCAGGTTACCGCGGTTTACCGGGCCGTACAGGTTATTCGGCTTCTAAGTTTGCCATGAATGGTTTTATGGAATCGTTGCGTACCGAACTGCTTAAAACCGGCGTAAATGTAATGGTGGCCTGTCCGGGGTTTACCGCTTCGAACATCCGTGTAACAGCCTTATCAAAAGATGGTGCAGCCCACGGCGAAACCAGTATGGATGAAGGTAAAATGATGACCTCAGAAGAAGTCGCCAGCATTATAGCCGATGGTATTGAAAAACGTAAACGTACTTTAGTAATGACCGGACAAGGAAAATTAGCAGTATGGATGAATAAGCTTTTCCCGGCTTTTGTAGATAAAAAGGTATTTGATCTGTTTGCGAAAGAGAAAAACCCGTTGATTAAGGCTTAGCATTTCTTGAAAAGTCGTCATCTCGACCGAAACACAGTGGAGCGGAGAGATCTGTCTCGAGATAGATTTAGCTTCGCTGAGCACTTCGTGGTTCTCGACTGCGTTGCACTTCGCTCGAAATGACGATCAAGCAGCCTGTCGTGCTCCAAAAATCCACCTTTACAACAATTTCGTTTATTTATATAGAGAAGAAAAATCTTGTTTTATGTACAAACCCTTTGTTTTATTCATGCTCTTATTTCAAACCATCGTTTCACCTGCTCAGGTAAAAAAGGCGAAAAACATCAATTACGCCGGCAATACCGATGAGGCAAATACGCTAAACATTTTTTATAAGAACGACAGTATAAAAGATAAACCCGTTTTGGTTTTCATTCACGGTGGTTCATGGAGCAGTGGAAAAAAGGAGACCTATTGGTGGTTGGGTAGAAATTTTGCGCGTAAAGGTGTGGTTACGGTAATCATCAATTATCCCCTGGCTCCAAATGTGCAATACGAAAAAATGGGCGATGATTGTGCTTTGGCCGTAAAATGGGTGAGCGAAAATATTGCCACTTATAAGGCAAGCGCCGATAAGATTTTTGTAATGGGGCACTCTGCCGGTGCGCATTTGGCCGAGCTTATTAACGCCGACCCAAAATATTTTAAAAATGCAGGGATTAAAAACCCAATTAAAGGTGTAATCCTCAACGATCCCTTTGGCCTGGATATGCACGAATATTTAACCACAGCTGAAAAAGACCATTTTTATTTCGATTTCATCAGAACTTTTACCGAACAGGCTGAAGTTTGGAAAACAGCTTCGCCGATGGATTATGTAAGCAATATCAAAAATCCACATCTACTTTTT is drawn from Pedobacter sp. HDW13 and contains these coding sequences:
- a CDS encoding alpha/beta hydrolase, which encodes MYKPFVLFMLLFQTIVSPAQVKKAKNINYAGNTDEANTLNIFYKNDSIKDKPVLVFIHGGSWSSGKKETYWWLGRNFARKGVVTVIINYPLAPNVQYEKMGDDCALAVKWVSENIATYKASADKIFVMGHSAGAHLAELINADPKYFKNAGIKNPIKGVILNDPFGLDMHEYLTTAEKDHFYFDFIRTFTEQAEVWKTASPMDYVSNIKNPHLLFYGSKTYGAIKLQTPKLYEKLKAKGVQAEIKEIKGKSHVPMISQMIFGGNQLYEDILGFIQEVSSLRGTKQS
- a CDS encoding SDR family oxidoreductase, coding for MNLKNKVIVITGASSGIGKACAEEFAKRGANLVLAARQYVTLCEITADLEKQYGIRAVAVQADVSKEADCELIIKQALVSFQKIDILVNNAGLSMRALFKDLDLSVLKNLMDVNFWGTVYCTKYALPEILKTKGTVVGVSSIAGYRGLPGRTGYSASKFAMNGFMESLRTELLKTGVNVMVACPGFTASNIRVTALSKDGAAHGETSMDEGKMMTSEEVASIIADGIEKRKRTLVMTGQGKLAVWMNKLFPAFVDKKVFDLFAKEKNPLIKA
- the arsC gene encoding arsenate reductase (glutaredoxin) (This arsenate reductase requires both glutathione and glutaredoxin to convert arsenate to arsenite, after which the efflux transporter formed by ArsA and ArsB can extrude the arsenite from the cell, providing resistance.), producing MITIYHNNRCTKSRCALQELEKSGKAFEVVYYLDTPPNKAELTAIVAKLGIKPLKLIRKGEAVFVENYKGKTLTDEEWIEAMVKHPILIERPIVISGDQAVIARPTEKIQEILG
- a CDS encoding glycerophosphodiester phosphodiesterase, with protein sequence MIFFSGWFDQTPIRIHSHNDYTHNKPFYEAVQNKAFSIEADVFVVGDSLMVAHSKKEIKAGNTLDKMYLQPILAFSKTKDFYSFQLMIDFKESWDITYPVLLKTLKPYEKLFSKRGKRVSIVISGNRPPHNTFHLYPEMIKFDGLPGVNYALEDLKKITMISANFADYSKWKGIGEIPEADQDKLSALVLAAYQINKPFRFWGAPDNENYWKQSLSGIINTDKVTEATNYFKTK
- a CDS encoding regulatory protein RecX, translating into MKSGKQDTIILDKKQALAKAESFCAYQERSQKEVRSKLLDLGMRGDELEEIITELILNNFLNEERFALNYASGKFNIKHWGRVKIKQGLKLKGVPDKMLQKAIYSLDEDDYLLTLEKLAVKKAESLSENDPFKRKMKLMSYLQAKGFETDLILLVLKASNLN
- a CDS encoding TIGR00730 family Rossman fold protein, encoding MTSEEKIRSAFENKDWQEIKVTDSWQIFKIMAEFVDGFEKLAKIGPCVTIYGSARTAQTHRYYQLAEQCGKLLTDRGYGVITGGGPGIMEAGNKGAHTNGGKSVGLNIELPFEQFHNKYIDHNKLLEFDYFFVRKVMFMKYSQGFVVLPGGFGTMDELFEALTLIQTGKIARFPIVLVGIDYWGGLIEWIKGTMLQKEHNIHEEDLNLFRLVDTAEEAAEHIFRFYDKYVLKPNF
- a CDS encoding DUF502 domain-containing protein — its product is MNKVGKAILNYLIKGLLIVVPIAVSIFIVVWAVTTVDSWLNVKNILGVNPLTGESRNIPGLGLLTVVTIILLAGIFVTNLVTEPMYNWFQRMMHRLPLLNFIYSSIKDLTEAFVGDEKKFNHPVLVEVEGGLKKIGFLTQNDLHKLDLPDEVAVYFPLSYSFAGQLCIVQRNKVTDLKMTAADAMKLVVSGGVSGL
- the recR gene encoding recombination mediator RecR; translation: MNFSSKLLEDAVNEFSKLPGVGQKTALRLVLHLLSKEQEEVNQFGNTFIKLKQQIKHCTTCHNISDYTICEICTSHKRDKETICVVEDTRDVMAIENTGQYFGVYHVLGGLISPMDGVGPSDLFIDGLVTRVAAGGIKEIILALSPNMEGDTTLFYLYKRLKEFNVPVTTIARGIAFGGELEYADEITLGRSIVTRVPYETAMMK
- a CDS encoding sodium:solute symporter, coding for MSPTILLCFLIGYFLLLIIISFVTSQKSSDNNTFFVANRNSKWYLVAFGMIGTALSGVTFISVPGEVGAPSGNQFQYFQFVLGNAVGFIIIATVLLPLYYRMNLTSIYSYIEKRLGHYSYKTAASIFLLSRTLGSATRLYLVVIVLQRFIFDNYGIPFWLTVLISLALIWSYTFKGGLKTIIITDTLQTFFLVLSVFLTIYFICNSLDFSIPQAFETIKNSSYSKIFFLDDFLTNKFYFSKQFIGGIFVTIAMTGLDQDLMQKNLSMSTIKEAQKNMFTFTGVFVILNVFFLSVGALLYIFASKNGIDIPLDHITGKPRTDLLFPEIALNNLGSVPAIIFMLGLTAATFATTDSALTALTTSFCVDFLGMDKAKNIDEKSAVKKRHTVHVAFSVLMFLVIIVINALNSSSVVSLIFTIASYTYGPLLGLYSFGLFVKKRGLHDKLVPIVCILSPFLCYLLASNSAAILGGYVFSVELILINGLITFIGLLFISKKTDAQTRF
- a CDS encoding bifunctional UDP-N-acetylmuramoyl-tripeptide:D-alanyl-D-alanine ligase/alanine racemase, with amino-acid sequence MQNPIYTIARIAEILNADAKLIDKEVLIQYLVIDSRSVLVPENSIFFALAAHRDGHEFIKDAYAKEIRNFVITDEKYISQYPDCNFLKVNDALAALQQLAIEHRRQFNLKTIGITGSNGKTIVKEWLYQLLAADFNIVKSPKSYNSQIGVPLSVWQIEESHTLGIFEAGISAVNEMESLAKIIQPQIGILTNIGEAHAEGFSSKKEKLTEKLRLFKDSELFIYSPEYVSEVSFKELPGKKQFSWSSKQAADLQIIAVEPIKGNCYLRAIYQDREIECMLPFKDKASIENGMICWATLLALGYTPEQADLRLEKLSHVSMRLELKNGINQCSIIDDSYSADISSLAIALDFLNQQNQHARKTVILSELFETGRDDLDLYTEIAELLLQKKVNRLIGIGTHIARFADLFKFETQFFDYTNAFVEAFPGLQFSHETILVKGARRFEFGRISKLLTQKIHDTVLEIDLNAMVGNLQFYRSKIKPGVKMMAMVKAFSYGSGSFEIANLLQFHKVDYLAVAYADEGIALRKAGITLPIMVMSPEESAFEAIIKHRLEPEIYSIEILNSFINVLSDYDFDYPIHIKIDSGMHRLGFDQAEITTLTGLLKDNAKVKVQSIFSHLVASGEAEHDGFTQQQIARFKEMAKQLTDVLIYKPLLHIANTSGISRWPEGQMDMVRLGIGLYGFDSALPNNRGLQTVMVLKTTVSQVKTLEPGETVGYSRKGIMPEGGKIATVKIGYADGYSRAFGNGVGKMLINGNLVPTIGSICMDMTMLDITGIDVKAGDEAIVFNKEHTIMQLASEVNTIPYEILTNISQRVKRVYFYE